The Sulfurihydrogenibium sp. YO3AOP1 genome has a window encoding:
- a CDS encoding sensor domain-containing diguanylate cyclase: MLQELLRGFQEKIPKEKWKIDSKDIEIIFEDFSKHFETNVSLKIISEEDRKILFRFIKRYIKNYLPVYPDENRIKLLRRLGERLLIKLVSEFSVVEVYKIILRAVEKIEDEGKREILKEKISFDFIIVISPYVNLSYKEDKKILKDSSLEYVLSVEKGINIHLKIKNKLLRFLFSGKNHVKIKSAEDCEFTQWLRDSLTNLVNNKNIIKEIESLHEKFHLMAQKILESKDNFTKILLLKDLEDNSLKLIYLLNKIYTENLSHIAIYDKLTQVYNRALLDSILYKSAKYAKRHKLPISIIMLDIDNFKGINDTYGHLEGDRVLKTVASIIKYSIRESDYVFRYGGEEFLILLPNTDINGAIVVGEKIRRNIENFDFGLDRKVTISCGIKQIENFDNPYLDMEETDKYLYIAKKSGKNRCIYGNIILTS, translated from the coding sequence ATGCTACAAGAACTACTTAGGGGGTTTCAGGAAAAGATTCCAAAAGAAAAATGGAAAATAGACTCAAAAGATATTGAGATAATTTTTGAAGATTTTTCTAAACATTTTGAGACAAATGTATCTTTAAAAATTATATCTGAAGAAGACAGAAAGATATTATTTCGTTTCATTAAAAGGTATATAAAAAATTATTTGCCTGTATATCCTGATGAAAATAGAATAAAACTTTTGCGAAGACTGGGAGAAAGATTATTAATTAAACTAGTCTCAGAATTTTCTGTTGTTGAAGTGTATAAGATTATACTAAGGGCTGTTGAAAAGATAGAAGATGAGGGCAAAAGGGAAATTCTAAAAGAAAAAATTAGCTTTGATTTTATAATCGTTATTTCACCCTACGTTAATTTATCTTATAAAGAGGATAAAAAAATATTAAAAGATAGTAGTTTAGAGTATGTATTAAGTGTAGAAAAAGGAATAAATATTCATTTAAAAATAAAAAATAAATTATTGAGATTTTTATTCTCCGGGAAAAACCATGTTAAAATCAAATCTGCCGAAGACTGTGAATTCACTCAGTGGTTAAGGGATAGTTTGACAAATTTAGTAAATAACAAAAATATAATCAAAGAAATAGAATCTTTGCATGAAAAATTTCATCTTATGGCTCAAAAAATCTTAGAGAGTAAAGACAATTTTACCAAAATATTACTTCTTAAAGATTTAGAGGATAATTCTTTAAAATTAATCTATCTATTGAATAAAATCTATACAGAAAATCTAAGCCACATAGCAATTTACGATAAATTAACACAAGTTTACAATAGAGCTTTGCTGGATAGTATTTTATATAAATCAGCTAAATATGCAAAAAGACATAAATTGCCTATTTCAATTATTATGTTAGATATAGATAATTTTAAAGGCATAAATGATACATATGGACATTTAGAGGGTGACAGAGTATTAAAAACGGTCGCTTCTATAATAAAATATTCAATTAGAGAATCGGATTATGTTTTTAGATACGGTGGAGAAGAATTTTTAATACTTTTGCCAAACACAGACATAAATGGCGCCATTGTTGTTGGAGAAAAAATTAGAAGAAATATAGAAAATTTTGATTTTGGTCTTGATAGAAAAGTTACAATAAGCTGTGGCATAAAGCAAATAGAAAATTTTGATAATCCTTATTTGGATATGGAAGAAACCGATAAATATTTATATATAGCAAAAAAATCAGGTAAAAATAGGTGTATCTATGGAAATATTATACTCACCAGCTAA
- a CDS encoding UvrD-helicase domain-containing protein produces MLNDPILSGLNERQKEAVLHFDSPLLVLAGAGSGKTKVITHKIMYLVKHYGIPLNRILAITFTNKAAEEMKERIEKAIGEKPQWVMTFHSFAAKFLRMEAENIGYDRNFVIYDEEDSKKLIKKVLKDLNLNEEKFKPDKIKDIISKIKQDDNPEDQLEIYSISNSYIKTVFEKYEEELKNSNAFDFDDLLIKTVKILSNHPEVLERWRNKFDYILVDEYQDTNRIQHKLLKLLVGDKHTITVVGDPAQCIYTWRGAHPENILDFEKDFPGTKIVKLERNYRSTKKILDCANAVISKSKGKWKGKVLTLWTDKEEGEDIFLVPLENEKEEARFIANKIKQLAQDGSYGDFAVLVRMTFLTRNIEEAFISNGIPYQVIGGLKFFERAEVKDILAYLKLAVNPKDYASFERSLTVPPRGVGDKGLEYIKSNFKTDWIQALKDSYERFNKSVKIKLQEYLELMEYVLENAKFSPSKTAKEIVERIGYQEYLQKEYEKDWEDRVENINELIIALEEAEKEGKTLDQFFEESALMQAQDTIDNQNKAKIMTVHGAKGLEFDTVFVAGLEEGIFPSGRAFDDPTQLEEERRLFYVAITRAKNKLYLTYAKERKSYGNKSVPTKRSQFIDDIKEHIKLPVKQKTQPNVSNRHNLTIKSQSKSYFDFDSDIRVGMLVKHDVFGKGVVKKIVGKNATVLFEKVGEKTISVDFLKSV; encoded by the coding sequence TTGTTAAACGACCCTATCCTTTCAGGTTTAAACGAAAGACAGAAAGAAGCTGTTTTACATTTTGATTCTCCTTTATTGGTCTTGGCCGGAGCAGGTTCAGGAAAAACCAAAGTTATCACTCATAAAATCATGTATTTAGTCAAACATTACGGAATTCCGTTAAACAGAATTCTTGCTATTACGTTTACAAACAAAGCAGCTGAAGAGATGAAGGAAAGAATTGAAAAAGCTATCGGAGAAAAGCCTCAATGGGTGATGACTTTTCATAGCTTTGCAGCAAAATTTTTAAGAATGGAAGCAGAAAACATAGGATATGATAGAAATTTTGTCATCTACGATGAAGAAGACAGTAAAAAATTAATCAAAAAAGTCTTAAAAGATTTAAATTTAAATGAAGAAAAATTTAAACCAGACAAAATAAAAGATATCATTTCAAAAATAAAACAAGATGATAATCCAGAAGACCAACTTGAAATTTATAGCATTTCAAACAGTTATATAAAAACCGTTTTTGAGAAATACGAAGAAGAGCTTAAAAACAGCAATGCTTTTGATTTTGATGATTTACTTATCAAAACAGTCAAAATCCTGTCTAATCATCCAGAAGTTTTAGAAAGATGGAGAAATAAGTTTGATTATATCCTCGTAGACGAGTATCAAGACACAAACAGAATTCAGCATAAACTTTTAAAACTTCTTGTTGGAGATAAGCACACTATAACCGTTGTTGGAGACCCGGCTCAGTGTATATACACATGGAGAGGAGCACATCCAGAAAATATTTTAGATTTTGAAAAAGATTTTCCCGGTACAAAGATAGTTAAATTAGAAAGAAATTACAGAAGCACAAAGAAGATACTTGATTGTGCAAATGCAGTTATTTCAAAATCAAAAGGAAAATGGAAAGGAAAAGTTTTAACCCTTTGGACTGATAAGGAGGAAGGAGAAGACATATTTTTGGTTCCATTAGAAAATGAGAAAGAAGAGGCGAGATTTATAGCAAATAAAATAAAACAACTTGCACAAGATGGTTCTTACGGTGATTTTGCAGTTCTTGTAAGAATGACGTTTTTAACAAGAAATATTGAAGAAGCTTTTATCAGCAACGGAATTCCTTATCAGGTTATTGGCGGGCTTAAATTCTTTGAAAGAGCAGAAGTAAAAGATATTTTAGCTTACTTAAAACTTGCAGTAAATCCAAAAGACTATGCAAGCTTTGAAAGGTCATTGACAGTTCCACCAAGAGGCGTTGGAGACAAAGGTCTTGAATATATCAAATCTAATTTTAAAACAGATTGGATTCAAGCCTTAAAAGACAGTTATGAAAGGTTTAATAAATCTGTAAAGATAAAATTACAAGAATATTTAGAGCTTATGGAATATGTGTTAGAAAATGCTAAATTCAGTCCTTCAAAAACAGCAAAAGAAATAGTAGAAAGGATAGGATATCAAGAATATTTACAAAAAGAATATGAAAAAGATTGGGAAGACAGAGTAGAAAACATAAACGAGTTAATAATTGCATTGGAAGAGGCAGAAAAAGAAGGAAAAACCTTAGACCAGTTTTTTGAAGAATCAGCTTTAATGCAAGCACAAGATACAATAGACAATCAAAATAAAGCAAAAATAATGACAGTTCATGGAGCAAAAGGATTAGAGTTTGATACTGTTTTTGTAGCAGGTCTTGAAGAAGGAATATTCCCAAGCGGAAGAGCCTTTGACGACCCAACCCAACTTGAAGAAGAAAGAAGATTATTCTATGTGGCAATCACAAGAGCAAAAAATAAACTTTATCTAACTTATGCAAAAGAAAGAAAAAGCTACGGAAATAAAAGCGTTCCAACTAAAAGGTCTCAATTTATTGATGATATCAAAGAACATATAAAACTACCAGTTAAACAAAAAACCCAACCAAACGTAAGCAACAGACATAATCTAACAATTAAATCTCAATCAAAATCCTACTTTGATTTTGATTCAGATATAAGAGTAGGAATGCTTGTTAAACATGATGTCTTTGGTAAAGGTGTTGTTAAAAAAATAGTTGGAAAAAATGCAACTGTACTGTTTGAAAAAGTTGGAGAAAAGACTATTAGCGTAGATTTTTTAAAGAGTGTTTAA
- the leuS gene encoding leucine--tRNA ligase: protein MEYNFQEIENSFLKEWEENKIFKTKEEEGNKYYVLEMFPYPSGKIHMGHVRNYAIGDIVNRYYRMAGKNTLHPMGWDAFGMPAENAAIKHGVHPAKWTYENIDYMRQQLKRLGFSYDWDREVTTCNPEYYKWNQWIFLKMFEKGIAYRKSAIVNWCPHDLTVLANEQVIEGKCWRCGTPVVQKEIPSWYLKITDYAERLLEDLEKLKGKWPSQVLIMQENWIGKSEGATIKFPVKDSSDYIEVFTTRPDTIFGVTFMALAPENPLVLDLAKDTPYFEEVKAFVDKIKAMSTKERGIVEEKEGVFTGKYAINPLTNEEIPIYAANYILWGYGTGAIMAVPAHDERDFEFAKKYNLPIKVVVQPKDKEWDFEKSAHEEEGILINSGEFSGLESSKAKQEITKYLEEKGLGKKTINYKLRDWNISRQRYWGTPIPIIYCDDCGIVPVPEEDLPVVLPQDVEFTGVGGSPLSKVEEFVNTTCPKCGKPAKRETDTMDTFVDSSWYFLRYCDPKNDKLPFDKEKVDYWMPVDIYIGGIEHAVLHLLYSRFFTKFLKDIGLVSVDEPFEKLLTQGMVLKKWISIGKLLEILGVDENVSVDGFKEKLEEFVSKR, encoded by the coding sequence ATGGAATACAACTTTCAAGAAATTGAAAACAGTTTTTTAAAAGAATGGGAAGAAAATAAAATATTCAAAACAAAAGAGGAAGAAGGAAATAAATATTATGTTCTTGAAATGTTTCCGTATCCATCCGGAAAAATCCATATGGGACATGTGAGAAACTATGCAATAGGTGATATAGTAAACAGATATTATAGAATGGCAGGAAAAAATACACTTCATCCGATGGGATGGGATGCTTTTGGAATGCCTGCAGAAAACGCAGCAATAAAGCACGGCGTCCATCCAGCAAAATGGACTTATGAAAACATAGACTATATGAGACAACAATTAAAAAGACTTGGCTTTTCTTATGATTGGGACAGAGAAGTGACTACCTGCAATCCGGAATATTATAAATGGAACCAATGGATATTCTTAAAGATGTTTGAAAAAGGAATTGCATACAGAAAATCAGCAATTGTAAACTGGTGTCCGCATGACCTAACAGTACTGGCAAACGAACAAGTTATTGAAGGAAAATGTTGGAGGTGTGGAACTCCTGTTGTTCAAAAAGAAATTCCGTCTTGGTATTTAAAGATAACAGACTATGCAGAAAGGCTTCTTGAAGATTTAGAAAAACTAAAAGGAAAATGGCCTTCACAAGTTTTGATTATGCAAGAAAATTGGATAGGAAAATCAGAAGGAGCAACGATAAAATTTCCGGTTAAAGATTCATCAGACTACATAGAAGTTTTTACAACAAGACCGGACACTATTTTTGGCGTTACGTTTATGGCATTGGCACCAGAAAATCCTCTAGTTTTAGACCTTGCAAAAGACACTCCATATTTTGAAGAAGTTAAAGCTTTCGTAGATAAAATCAAAGCAATGTCTACAAAAGAAAGGGGAATTGTTGAAGAAAAAGAAGGCGTGTTTACAGGAAAGTATGCAATAAATCCACTTACAAATGAAGAGATTCCTATATATGCAGCAAACTATATACTTTGGGGATATGGAACAGGAGCAATTATGGCAGTTCCGGCTCATGATGAAAGAGATTTTGAGTTTGCAAAAAAATATAACCTTCCTATAAAAGTAGTAGTACAGCCAAAAGATAAAGAATGGGATTTTGAAAAATCAGCGCATGAAGAAGAAGGAATTTTAATAAACTCAGGAGAATTTAGTGGACTTGAATCTTCAAAAGCAAAGCAGGAGATTACAAAATATTTGGAAGAAAAAGGTTTAGGAAAGAAAACCATAAACTATAAACTAAGAGACTGGAACATCTCTCGTCAAAGATACTGGGGCACTCCTATACCTATTATTTACTGTGATGATTGTGGAATAGTTCCGGTGCCAGAAGAAGATTTACCTGTAGTCCTTCCACAGGATGTAGAATTTACAGGAGTTGGTGGATCTCCGTTGTCAAAGGTGGAAGAGTTTGTCAATACAACCTGTCCTAAGTGTGGAAAGCCGGCAAAAAGAGAAACCGACACAATGGATACATTCGTTGACAGTTCATGGTACTTTTTAAGATACTGCGACCCAAAAAATGACAAACTTCCTTTTGATAAAGAAAAAGTTGACTACTGGATGCCGGTTGATATATACATTGGCGGTATAGAGCATGCTGTTTTACATCTTTTATATTCAAGATTTTTCACTAAGTTTTTGAAGGATATAGGTTTAGTATCCGTAGATGAACCATTTGAAAAGCTTCTTACCCAGGGAATGGTATTGAAAAAATGGATAAGCATAGGTAAGCTTCTTGAAATTTTAGGCGTAGATGAGAATGTATCGGTAGATGGGTTTAAAGAGAAGTTAGAGGAGTTTGTAAGTAAAAGGTAG
- the carB gene encoding carbamoyl-phosphate synthase large subunit — protein sequence MPKRTDIETILLIGSGPIIIGQAAEFDYSGTQGAKALKEEGYRVILVNSNPATIMTDPNIADKTYIEPLITPVLEKIIEKERPDAILPTLGGQTALNLAIDLYEKGILDKYNVELIGAKYEVIKKAEDRDLFKKAMENIGLSMPKSAVVKSIAEAEEVIDWIGFPVIIRPSFTLGGTGGSIAYNRDEFYPKVKAGLDASPIHEVLLEESVIGWKEFEMEVMRDKNDNCVIICSIENLDPMGVHTGDSITVAPAITLSDREYQILRNYSIAVMREIGVETGGSNVQFSQNPKTGEFYVIEMNPRVSRSSALASKATGFPIAKIAAKLAVGYTLDELPNDITKKTPASFEPTIDYIVVKIPRFDFAKFPEADPTLTTMMKSVGEVMAIGRTFKESLQKALRSLELGRYGFYMGLENKDEQTLKEKIIKPNPDRLWYIAEGFRRGYSIDEINRLSHIDKWFLSQIKEIIDYELYLSTKDINTITDQELEKAKQWGFSDRELARLLKTTEEEIRKRRIEVSYKVVDTCAAEFEAFTPYYYSSYESLSGKVKDDNVITFRVSE from the coding sequence ATGCCTAAAAGAACGGATATAGAAACGATTCTGCTTATTGGGTCAGGTCCGATAATAATCGGTCAAGCTGCAGAGTTTGACTACTCAGGAACGCAAGGAGCAAAAGCATTAAAAGAAGAAGGATATAGAGTTATTCTCGTAAATTCAAATCCAGCAACCATCATGACAGACCCAAACATAGCAGATAAAACATACATAGAACCATTGATTACACCGGTATTAGAGAAAATCATAGAAAAAGAAAGACCGGATGCAATACTTCCCACACTTGGTGGACAGACAGCATTAAACCTTGCAATAGATTTGTATGAAAAAGGAATTTTAGATAAATACAACGTTGAGCTTATAGGTGCAAAGTATGAAGTCATAAAAAAAGCAGAAGATAGAGATTTATTTAAAAAAGCTATGGAAAATATCGGTCTGTCTATGCCAAAAAGTGCAGTAGTAAAATCTATTGCAGAAGCTGAAGAAGTTATTGATTGGATAGGCTTTCCGGTAATCATAAGACCATCTTTTACACTTGGTGGTACAGGTGGTAGTATAGCATACAACAGAGATGAATTTTATCCAAAAGTAAAAGCAGGTCTTGATGCATCTCCAATTCATGAAGTGCTACTTGAAGAGTCGGTGATTGGTTGGAAAGAGTTTGAGATGGAAGTTATGAGAGATAAAAATGATAATTGTGTAATCATCTGTTCAATAGAAAACTTAGACCCAATGGGCGTTCATACAGGAGATAGTATAACAGTTGCTCCTGCAATAACGCTGTCAGATAGAGAATATCAGATCTTAAGAAATTACTCTATAGCGGTAATGAGAGAGATTGGGGTTGAGACAGGTGGTTCTAACGTTCAGTTTTCACAAAATCCAAAAACCGGCGAATTCTATGTAATAGAGATGAACCCACGGGTTTCTCGTTCATCAGCTTTGGCATCAAAAGCTACAGGCTTTCCAATAGCAAAGATTGCAGCAAAGCTCGCTGTTGGATACACGCTTGATGAACTGCCAAACGACATTACTAAAAAAACACCGGCATCTTTTGAACCAACGATAGATTATATAGTTGTAAAAATACCAAGATTTGATTTTGCAAAATTCCCAGAAGCAGACCCAACCCTTACAACCATGATGAAATCCGTCGGCGAAGTTATGGCTATCGGAAGAACGTTTAAAGAAAGTCTGCAAAAAGCGTTAAGAAGTCTTGAACTTGGAAGATATGGATTCTACATGGGATTGGAAAATAAAGATGAGCAAACATTAAAAGAAAAAATAATAAAGCCAAATCCAGACAGGCTTTGGTATATTGCTGAAGGTTTTAGAAGAGGCTATAGCATAGATGAGATAAACAGATTATCTCACATAGATAAATGGTTTTTAAGTCAAATCAAAGAAATCATAGATTATGAGCTTTATTTATCTACAAAGGATATAAACACAATCACAGACCAAGAGCTTGAAAAAGCTAAGCAATGGGGATTTTCTGATAGAGAGCTTGCAAGACTTCTAAAAACAACAGAGGAAGAGATTAGAAAAAGAAGAATAGAGGTAAGCTATAAAGTTGTTGATACGTGTGCGGCAGAGTTTGAAGCATTTACGCCTTACTACTATTCATCTTATGAAAGTCTTTCCGGAAAGGTTAAAGATGATAATGTAATAACCTTTAGAGTATCTGAATAA
- the queA gene encoding tRNA preQ1(34) S-adenosylmethionine ribosyltransferase-isomerase QueA: MKLSDFDYHLPKELIAKYPAQPRDSCRLMVLNRKDKTIEHRIFRDVIDYLKPGDTLVLNNTKVIPARLIGKKEKTNANIEVFLLRPIEDNIWETLIKNVRRLKKNQKIIISDDFYVEFLSKDDEKAIVKIHSKDIKSDLEKYGHVPLPPYIEREDEEKDKDYYQTVFADKEGSVASPTAGLHFTKELLEKIKEKGVNIAYITLHVGLGTFKPVKTEDITKHKMHEEYFTIPKETLEMIKKTKENKKSLVAVGTTVVRALETYGKFGKTEGFTDIFIYPPYEFKIVDKLITNFHLPKSTLLMLVSAFADRDFILRAYNGAVKEKYRFFSYGDAMLIV, translated from the coding sequence ATGAAACTTTCAGATTTTGATTACCACCTTCCAAAAGAGCTTATAGCAAAATATCCGGCCCAGCCAAGGGACTCTTGTAGACTTATGGTTTTAAACAGAAAAGATAAAACCATAGAACATAGAATATTTAGAGATGTTATTGATTACTTAAAGCCGGGAGATACCTTAGTTTTAAACAACACAAAAGTTATTCCTGCGAGATTGATTGGTAAAAAAGAAAAAACAAACGCAAATATTGAGGTTTTTTTACTTAGACCTATTGAAGATAACATTTGGGAAACTTTGATAAAAAACGTAAGAAGGCTAAAAAAGAATCAAAAAATAATAATATCAGATGATTTTTACGTTGAATTTTTAAGTAAAGATGATGAAAAAGCAATTGTAAAAATACATAGCAAAGATATTAAATCTGATTTAGAAAAGTATGGACATGTACCACTTCCACCCTATATAGAAAGGGAAGATGAAGAGAAAGATAAAGATTATTATCAAACAGTGTTTGCAGATAAAGAGGGTTCAGTAGCATCTCCAACAGCCGGACTTCATTTTACAAAAGAGTTATTAGAAAAAATAAAAGAAAAAGGTGTAAACATTGCTTACATAACTCTTCATGTTGGACTTGGAACGTTTAAGCCTGTCAAAACAGAAGATATTACAAAACATAAGATGCATGAAGAATACTTTACAATTCCAAAAGAAACCTTAGAGATGATAAAAAAAACTAAAGAAAATAAAAAATCCCTTGTAGCTGTTGGAACAACCGTAGTTAGAGCATTAGAGACTTACGGCAAATTTGGAAAGACTGAAGGTTTTACAGATATCTTTATATATCCACCTTATGAGTTTAAAATCGTTGACAAACTCATCACAAACTTTCATCTCCCAAAATCAACCCTTTTAATGTTAGTCTCTGCATTTGCAGATAGAGATTTTATATTAAGAGCTTACAACGGGGCTGTAAAAGAAAAATACAGATTTTTCAGCTACGGCGATGCTATGTTGATTGTTTAG
- a CDS encoding D-2-hydroxyacid dehydrogenase — protein MKLAILDAATLGDDVNLDIFRDFGYLEIYQITNSKQEAVERVKDKTIIITNKVIIDKEVMDNAPYLKLICVAATGYNNVDIDYAKQKGIAVTNVSGYSTNSVVQHTFAMLFYLLESLRYYDDYVKSGEYAKSPIFTHLGRPFWEISGKVWGIIGLGTIGQKVAQVAESFGCDVIYYSTSGKNFNPNYTHKGLDELLSTSDIISIHAPLNQNTKNLITYEKLKLMKKSAILLNLGRGGIVNEADLAKALDEGLIAAAGLDVLEKEPIDPNNPLLHIKNKDRLLITPHIAWTSIEARNKLVKEIYLNIESFLRGKERNRIC, from the coding sequence ATGAAGCTTGCAATACTTGATGCTGCAACCCTTGGTGATGATGTTAATTTAGATATTTTTAGAGACTTTGGATATCTTGAAATATATCAAATTACAAACTCTAAGCAGGAAGCCGTAGAAAGAGTAAAAGATAAGACAATAATAATTACTAACAAAGTAATCATTGATAAAGAAGTTATGGATAATGCGCCTTATCTTAAATTAATATGCGTTGCTGCAACCGGATATAACAACGTAGATATAGATTATGCAAAGCAAAAAGGAATTGCTGTTACTAATGTGTCGGGATACTCAACTAACAGCGTTGTTCAGCATACTTTTGCAATGCTCTTTTATCTTTTAGAAAGTCTTAGATATTACGATGATTATGTTAAATCAGGAGAGTATGCTAAAAGCCCTATTTTTACACATCTTGGCAGACCATTTTGGGAAATAAGTGGTAAAGTTTGGGGCATAATAGGACTTGGAACCATTGGACAAAAGGTTGCACAGGTAGCAGAAAGCTTTGGATGTGATGTAATTTATTACTCAACTTCCGGAAAAAATTTTAATCCAAACTATACACATAAAGGCTTAGATGAGCTCTTATCAACATCTGATATAATCTCAATCCATGCACCTTTAAATCAAAATACTAAAAATTTAATCACGTATGAAAAACTAAAATTGATGAAAAAATCTGCAATTTTGCTTAATCTTGGAAGGGGTGGAATTGTTAACGAAGCGGATTTAGCAAAAGCTTTAGATGAAGGATTGATCGCAGCAGCAGGCTTAGATGTCCTTGAAAAAGAGCCAATAGACCCAAACAATCCATTACTTCATATAAAAAATAAAGATAGGTTATTAATAACTCCACATATAGCATGGACAAGTATAGAAGCAAGAAATAAGCTTGTTAAAGAAATATATCTCAATATAGAAAGCTTTTTAAGAGGAAAAGAGAGGAACAGAATTTGTTAA
- a CDS encoding ribose-phosphate pyrophosphokinase — MSRALKIISGNANLSLSKEISNYLETPLVDVLLTRFSDGEIRVQINENVRGADVFVIQSLTHPTNDSIMELLLLLDALKRSSAHRITAVIPYYAYARQDRKDKPRVPISAKLLADLIQTAGAHRVLTVDLHSAQIQGFFNIPVDNIFALPVIYEYLKAKNIEDLVIVSPDAGGVERARMLQNRLGGNLAIIYKKRPAPNVVETLDVIGDVSGKNAVIIDDIIDTAGTIVAAADMLISKGAKSVIAACTHPVFSGPAVERLKNSSIQEVIATNTIPVDGKEFDKLTVISVAELIGEAIKRINIESSVSSLFI; from the coding sequence TTGAGTAGAGCCTTAAAAATTATCAGTGGAAATGCCAATCTCTCACTATCTAAAGAAATCTCAAATTACTTAGAAACTCCATTGGTCGATGTTCTTCTTACAAGATTTAGTGATGGAGAAATCAGAGTTCAAATAAATGAAAATGTTAGAGGTGCTGACGTTTTTGTTATCCAATCTCTAACCCATCCTACAAACGATAGTATAATGGAACTTTTACTTTTATTAGATGCTTTAAAAAGATCTTCAGCCCATAGAATAACTGCTGTTATTCCATACTATGCATATGCAAGACAAGATAGAAAAGATAAACCAAGAGTGCCTATCAGTGCTAAATTACTTGCAGATTTGATTCAAACAGCCGGGGCTCACAGAGTTTTAACGGTAGATTTACATTCAGCCCAAATACAAGGATTTTTCAACATTCCGGTTGACAATATTTTTGCATTACCTGTTATATATGAGTATTTAAAAGCAAAAAACATAGAAGATTTAGTTATTGTTTCACCTGATGCAGGCGGTGTTGAAAGGGCAAGAATGCTTCAAAATAGGCTTGGCGGTAATCTTGCAATAATATATAAAAAAAGACCGGCTCCAAACGTAGTGGAAACCCTTGATGTTATTGGTGATGTGAGCGGTAAAAATGCTGTAATCATTGATGATATTATAGATACTGCCGGAACTATTGTAGCAGCTGCTGATATGTTAATTTCCAAAGGTGCTAAATCTGTAATTGCAGCATGTACTCATCCTGTTTTCTCAGGACCTGCCGTTGAAAGATTAAAAAATTCTTCTATTCAAGAGGTAATAGCTACAAACACTATTCCCGTAGATGGAAAAGAGTTTGATAAATTGACAGTTATATCTGTTGCTGAATTGATCGGAGAAGCTATTAAGAGAATAAATATAGAAAGCTCTGTAAGTTCATTGTTTATTTAA
- a CDS encoding 4-(cytidine 5'-diphospho)-2-C-methyl-D-erythritol kinase, which translates to MEILYSPAKINLGLWIVDKRPDGYHEIFTLYHTLDFYDRIIIQEHPFLEVKTSMPEIKQEENIVYKAISLFESYTGIEQNLQVIIEKNIPVGGGLGGGSSNAATVLNYLNKKHDNILPEEKLFEIAVKLGADVPFFLKGGFAIGEGIGEKLTFLPKTLNEEIFIIYPNIKSDTKTVYSKVDKSILTNKGDLNIILSLINEYDIKKLEAYIENKLGNIALDLYPEIKEAYDFLNYLGFSPKVSGSGSCVYVIGRPTAEVEKAAAIKGWRLIKTKLK; encoded by the coding sequence ATGGAAATATTATACTCACCAGCTAAAATAAACTTAGGTTTATGGATAGTAGATAAAAGACCGGATGGTTATCATGAAATTTTTACTCTATATCATACTCTTGATTTTTATGACAGAATTATAATTCAAGAGCATCCATTTTTAGAAGTAAAAACCTCGATGCCGGAGATAAAGCAAGAAGAAAACATAGTGTATAAAGCTATTTCGTTGTTTGAAAGTTATACAGGCATAGAACAAAATTTACAGGTTATTATTGAGAAAAACATCCCGGTTGGTGGTGGTCTTGGCGGTGGAAGTTCTAACGCTGCTACTGTTTTAAATTATCTAAATAAAAAACATGACAATATCCTGCCGGAAGAAAAATTATTTGAAATTGCTGTCAAGCTTGGTGCTGATGTTCCGTTTTTCTTAAAAGGTGGTTTTGCTATAGGAGAAGGCATAGGAGAAAAACTTACATTTTTACCAAAAACTTTAAACGAGGAAATCTTTATAATCTATCCTAACATAAAGTCGGACACAAAAACTGTATACTCCAAGGTTGATAAATCTATATTGACAAATAAAGGAGATTTAAATATAATATTATCTCTGATTAATGAATACGATATAAAGAAATTAGAAGCTTACATTGAGAATAAGTTAGGTAATATAGCCTTAGATTTGTATCCAGAGATAAAAGAAGCTTATGATTTTTTAAATTATTTAGGATTTTCACCGAAAGTATCCGGTAGTGGCAGCTGTGTGTACGTAATAGGAAGGCCAACTGCAGAAGTTGAAAAAGCTGCAGCCATTAAAGGTTGGAGATTAATAAAAACGAAACTCAAATAA